Proteins found in one Ptychodera flava strain L36383 chromosome 3, AS_Pfla_20210202, whole genome shotgun sequence genomic segment:
- the LOC139129476 gene encoding adhesion G protein-coupled receptor L2-like isoform X1 yields the protein MRTKVMLVWLCGVLVAYWISPVSPVTEASTATQPTTTKCPQETLDGYDWPSISAGTNTSHSGCPGVTLGTVYRFCRSDATWEVADYTRCVSPTLASLNTQTGNLDGSPSGYLHLAEDLQNASKPAKLVVSGDLLTAVTIMYALVEDSFLVTCNATSAVVMNFTEAVLISARQLLDNSYSSLWTETHQVSDVDAIFTFLEKLDSFYGDVLSCFSLVNITEYSLVTENLDVAIEVFQANTSEAFIFPSNSNSDANQATVPVAVFTEADTSGHTAACIVWYKSASSLLPSTDINARSAHQDGQINSDVVSVTLHPTQVQPFNEPITLRFSHHQAGNNPVCALLDVSLTSSSVWSDSECETVSTTSDVTTCNCHHATNFALLTTLNDDDTVLKVPLNAIMVTGVVISLLFLVATFVLLLYVNRSLESDWALVVKCFLLTYIIGQITFLSGINPQKIR from the exons TGACGGAGGCAAGCACTGCAACTCAGCCGACGACAACAAAGTGTCCACAAGAGACGCTGGATGGATATGACTGGCCTTCGATATCAGCGGGTACTAATACATCACACTCAGGCTGCCCAGGAGTCACCTTGG GAACTGTGTACAGATTCTGCCGGAGCGACGCGACGTGGGAGGTCGCAGATTACACAAGATGCGTTTCACCTACCTTGGCAAGCTTGAATACACAG ACTGGCAATCTAGACGGCAGTCCATCGGGCTACCTTCATCTAGCAGAAGATTTACAGAATGCTTCCAAACCCGCCAAACTGGTCGTTTCCGGCGACTTGCTAACAGCCGTGACGATCATGTATGCACTAGTTGAAGACAGTTTCCTGGTCACGTGCAACGCTACGTCAGCAGTCGTCATGAATTTTACGGAG GCTGTCCTTATTTCCGCCCGACAATTATTAGATAACAGTTACAGCAGTCTATGGACTGAGACACATCAG GTTTCTGATGTTGATGCAATTTTCACTTTCTTGGAAAAACTGGACTCGTTTTATGGAGACGTACTTTCTTGTTTTTCACTTGTAAATATCACAGAATACAGCCTTGTCACCGAAAATTTAG ATGTTGCTATAGAGGTATTTCAAGCCAACACAAGCGAAGCGTTCATCTTCCCGAGTAACAGCAATAGCGACGCCAATCAGGCGACAGTGCCCGTAGCAGTTTTCACGGAAGCAG ACACGTCCGGGCACACTGCCGCATGCATTGTCTGGTACAAGAGTGCGTCGTCTCTTCTACCTAGCACAGATATCAACGCTAG ATCGGCCCACCAGGACGGGCAAATCAACAGTGACGTAGTATCGGTGACGTTACATCCTACGCAAGTACAACCATTCAACGAACCAATCACGTTGAGGTTTTCTCATCACCAAGCTGGAAATAATCCGGTGTGTGCCTTGTTGGACGTCTCTCTCACttcaag CAGTGTGTGGAGCGATAGTGAGTGCGAGACGGTGTCAACGACAAGTGACGTCACCACCTGCAACTGTCACCATGCAACCAACTTCGCCTTGCTGACGACATTAAATGAC GACGATACTGTACTCAAAGTGCCTCTCAACGCGATAATGGTGACTGGTGTCGTTATTTCACTCTTATTTTTGGTGGCAACTTTTGTACTTTTGTTATATGTAAATAG AAGTTTGGAATCTGACTGGGCACTGGTTGTAAAATGTTTTCTATTGACCTACATAATCGGCCAAATCACGTTTCTGTCCGGGATAAACCCACAGAAAATCAG ATGA
- the LOC139129476 gene encoding adhesion G protein-coupled receptor L2-like isoform X2, whose product MKVMLVWLCGVLVAYWISPVSPVTEASTATQPTTTKCPQETLDGYDWPSISAGTNTSHSGCPGVTLGTVYRFCRSDATWEVADYTRCVSPTLASLNTQTGNLDGSPSGYLHLAEDLQNASKPAKLVVSGDLLTAVTIMYALVEDSFLVTCNATSAVVMNFTEAVLISARQLLDNSYSSLWTETHQVSDVDAIFTFLEKLDSFYGDVLSCFSLVNITEYSLVTENLDVAIEVFQANTSEAFIFPSNSNSDANQATVPVAVFTEADTSGHTAACIVWYKSASSLLPSTDINARSAHQDGQINSDVVSVTLHPTQVQPFNEPITLRFSHHQAGNNPVCALLDVSLTSSSVWSDSECETVSTTSDVTTCNCHHATNFALLTTLNDDDTVLKVPLNAIMVTGVVISLLFLVATFVLLLYVNRSLESDWALVVKCFLLTYIIGQITFLSGINPQKIR is encoded by the exons TGACGGAGGCAAGCACTGCAACTCAGCCGACGACAACAAAGTGTCCACAAGAGACGCTGGATGGATATGACTGGCCTTCGATATCAGCGGGTACTAATACATCACACTCAGGCTGCCCAGGAGTCACCTTGG GAACTGTGTACAGATTCTGCCGGAGCGACGCGACGTGGGAGGTCGCAGATTACACAAGATGCGTTTCACCTACCTTGGCAAGCTTGAATACACAG ACTGGCAATCTAGACGGCAGTCCATCGGGCTACCTTCATCTAGCAGAAGATTTACAGAATGCTTCCAAACCCGCCAAACTGGTCGTTTCCGGCGACTTGCTAACAGCCGTGACGATCATGTATGCACTAGTTGAAGACAGTTTCCTGGTCACGTGCAACGCTACGTCAGCAGTCGTCATGAATTTTACGGAG GCTGTCCTTATTTCCGCCCGACAATTATTAGATAACAGTTACAGCAGTCTATGGACTGAGACACATCAG GTTTCTGATGTTGATGCAATTTTCACTTTCTTGGAAAAACTGGACTCGTTTTATGGAGACGTACTTTCTTGTTTTTCACTTGTAAATATCACAGAATACAGCCTTGTCACCGAAAATTTAG ATGTTGCTATAGAGGTATTTCAAGCCAACACAAGCGAAGCGTTCATCTTCCCGAGTAACAGCAATAGCGACGCCAATCAGGCGACAGTGCCCGTAGCAGTTTTCACGGAAGCAG ACACGTCCGGGCACACTGCCGCATGCATTGTCTGGTACAAGAGTGCGTCGTCTCTTCTACCTAGCACAGATATCAACGCTAG ATCGGCCCACCAGGACGGGCAAATCAACAGTGACGTAGTATCGGTGACGTTACATCCTACGCAAGTACAACCATTCAACGAACCAATCACGTTGAGGTTTTCTCATCACCAAGCTGGAAATAATCCGGTGTGTGCCTTGTTGGACGTCTCTCTCACttcaag CAGTGTGTGGAGCGATAGTGAGTGCGAGACGGTGTCAACGACAAGTGACGTCACCACCTGCAACTGTCACCATGCAACCAACTTCGCCTTGCTGACGACATTAAATGAC GACGATACTGTACTCAAAGTGCCTCTCAACGCGATAATGGTGACTGGTGTCGTTATTTCACTCTTATTTTTGGTGGCAACTTTTGTACTTTTGTTATATGTAAATAG AAGTTTGGAATCTGACTGGGCACTGGTTGTAAAATGTTTTCTATTGACCTACATAATCGGCCAAATCACGTTTCTGTCCGGGATAAACCCACAGAAAATCAG ATGA